Proteins from a single region of Abyssalbus ytuae:
- a CDS encoding substrate-binding domain-containing protein, whose product MKTVTIAGVPEHFNLPWHLAVEDGYFERRGIHINWIDVPEGTGKMCKMLRFGESDIAVILTEGIIKDIIEGNPSRIVQTYVQSPLVWGIHVAGKSQYNSVSDLENKKAAISRFGSGSHLMAYVNAQNEGWNSSTLNFEIVNNLDGAIQALANGEADYFMWEHFTTKPVVDKGIFKRVGDCPTPWPCFVIAVRNEFLEKNESLVKHILEVINIYTSEFKMIPSIDKTLSNKYSQKLEDIREWLSMTQWSQKLIDEDTITKVQNKLKELKRIEKILNYTDLVKKL is encoded by the coding sequence GTGAAAACTGTTACTATTGCAGGAGTACCCGAACATTTTAACCTGCCGTGGCATTTGGCTGTTGAAGATGGTTATTTTGAAAGAAGAGGCATACATATAAACTGGATCGACGTGCCGGAAGGCACCGGGAAAATGTGTAAAATGCTTAGATTCGGTGAAAGTGATATTGCCGTAATTTTAACTGAAGGAATTATAAAAGACATTATTGAGGGTAATCCATCACGAATAGTACAAACCTATGTTCAATCTCCCTTAGTTTGGGGTATACATGTAGCAGGTAAATCACAATACAATTCTGTTTCCGATTTGGAAAACAAAAAAGCAGCTATTTCCCGATTTGGCAGCGGCAGTCACTTAATGGCCTATGTAAATGCCCAAAATGAAGGTTGGAATAGTTCTACATTAAATTTTGAAATTGTAAACAATCTAGATGGCGCCATACAAGCTTTAGCAAATGGCGAAGCCGATTATTTCATGTGGGAACATTTTACTACTAAACCTGTGGTAGATAAAGGCATTTTTAAAAGAGTGGGCGACTGCCCTACTCCATGGCCCTGTTTTGTTATTGCTGTCAGAAACGAATTTCTTGAAAAAAACGAATCTTTGGTAAAGCATATTCTGGAGGTTATTAATATTTATACGTCAGAGTTTAAAATGATTCCAAGCATAGATAAAACATTATCCAATAAGTATAGCCAAAAGCTTGAAGATATCAGAGAATGGTTGTCAATGACACAATGGAGCCAGAAATTGATTGATGAAGATACCATTACGAAAGTCCAAAATAAATTAAAGGAATTAAAAAGAATAGAAAAAATATTAAACTACACAGACCTTGTAAAGAAACTATAG
- a CDS encoding DUF1835 domain-containing protein, producing MSKTLHITNGDSFTSILKNLGIKGEIITWREMLCEGKTTTDVGSESFWRTRFDFLHNTYKVSKDTFINFTLKEYRNLCNQKSQEEIVLWFEYDLYCQVNMIAVLSWLKKYRSEAHISLVNSGNEDESPKMYGLSELSNEKLLELYENRIHLTKDDIEYADYIWQLYCSDNPIRLETAILQDDIQFKYLNDAVHSHLLRFPSIKNGLNNLENKVIEIAAKEQIKDKDQFISYLIKNQGLYGYSDLQFIKMLKRLKPLIKTFKPVTLTKLGNAVLEKTENFYPLVRNENVYLGGAPKYAFLYNDDNDKLLKL from the coding sequence ATGTCTAAAACGCTTCATATTACAAATGGAGATAGTTTCACCTCCATTTTAAAGAACCTTGGAATTAAAGGTGAAATTATTACATGGCGTGAAATGCTGTGTGAAGGTAAAACTACCACCGATGTTGGTAGTGAAAGCTTTTGGAGAACACGTTTTGATTTTCTTCATAACACATATAAAGTATCAAAAGATACTTTTATAAATTTCACCCTCAAAGAATACAGAAATTTGTGTAATCAGAAATCACAGGAAGAAATAGTACTGTGGTTTGAATACGATCTTTACTGCCAGGTAAACATGATCGCTGTTTTAAGTTGGCTGAAAAAATACCGGAGTGAAGCCCATATTTCTTTAGTTAACAGCGGAAATGAAGATGAATCGCCAAAAATGTACGGTTTATCAGAGCTTAGTAATGAAAAGTTGTTGGAATTATATGAAAATCGTATTCACTTAACAAAAGATGATATTGAATATGCCGATTATATATGGCAACTTTATTGCAGTGATAATCCGATACGCTTAGAAACTGCCATTCTACAGGATGATATACAATTTAAATATCTTAACGATGCAGTTCATTCACATCTTTTACGCTTTCCAAGTATAAAAAACGGTTTAAATAATCTTGAAAATAAGGTTATTGAAATAGCTGCCAAAGAACAGATTAAGGATAAAGACCAATTCATTAGTTACCTCATAAAAAACCAGGGATTATACGGTTATAGTGATCTGCAGTTTATAAAAATGCTGAAAAGGCTTAAACCGCTTATTAAAACATTTAAGCCGGTTACTTTAACAAAATTAGGAAATGCAGTATTAGAAAAAACCGAGAATTTCTATCCTTTAGTCAGAAATGAAAATGTTTATCTTGGAGGAGCTCCAAAATACGCCTTCCTCTATAATGATGATAATGATAAATTATTAAAACTCTAA
- a CDS encoding SRPBCC family protein, translating to MTAQSKAQPEKKNHPTVLVNINIDASIEKSFQYIVPVDLSHIFKRYKNLPAVDSTGNKDLWYKPGMQRTVYFEDGNTAREHLLTVNPYTDFSYKIEDFTSPLKRLTKYIYGKWVFTETADGKTHIEWSYTLVTKNIFARLIVNVFVKKNIKGMLTNALSILKTDLESGNLYQPSSKE from the coding sequence ATGACAGCCCAAAGTAAAGCACAACCGGAAAAAAAGAATCATCCCACTGTATTGGTAAATATAAATATTGATGCCTCCATTGAGAAGTCATTTCAATACATTGTACCTGTAGATTTATCGCATATTTTTAAAAGATACAAAAATTTACCTGCTGTTGATAGTACCGGTAACAAAGACCTGTGGTATAAACCCGGCATGCAGAGAACGGTTTATTTTGAAGACGGTAATACAGCCCGGGAACACCTTCTTACCGTGAACCCTTACACGGACTTTTCTTATAAAATAGAAGATTTTACTTCCCCGTTAAAACGGTTGACAAAGTATATTTACGGGAAATGGGTTTTTACTGAAACAGCTGATGGGAAAACGCACATTGAATGGTCTTACACCCTGGTAACTAAAAATATTTTTGCCCGCTTAATTGTGAATGTGTTTGTAAAAAAGAATATAAAAGGGATGCTCACGAATGCTTTGAGCATACTTAAAACCGATTTGGAATCGGGCAACCTTTATCAGCCATCTTCAAAAGAATAA
- a CDS encoding Crp/Fnr family transcriptional regulator has product MEKLISYILQFRHLNSQQIQLVKENVSTLELAKDEYFSEAGKIPNKIGFVIEGILRVCYYDREGNEVTRYFVEENNFAVDINSFNNQIPSTEYVQAIIPTKLLVFSKSSMQNLSDTIIDWDNIIAKITNKSLIAKINRISPMLAEDAKTRYLEFYKRFPGLVNRIPLNYLASYIGITKNSLSRIRNELNK; this is encoded by the coding sequence ATGGAAAAACTTATTTCTTATATTTTACAATTCAGACACTTAAACAGTCAGCAAATACAACTGGTTAAAGAGAATGTAAGCACTTTGGAGCTGGCTAAAGATGAATATTTTTCTGAAGCAGGTAAAATTCCAAACAAAATAGGTTTTGTGATAGAAGGTATTTTAAGAGTATGTTATTACGATAGAGAAGGAAATGAAGTTACCCGGTATTTTGTTGAGGAAAATAACTTTGCAGTTGATATTAATAGTTTTAACAATCAAATTCCGTCTACTGAATATGTTCAGGCAATAATTCCCACTAAACTATTAGTTTTCAGCAAGAGTAGTATGCAAAATTTATCAGATACCATTATAGACTGGGATAATATCATTGCCAAAATAACTAATAAGTCTTTGATAGCAAAGATCAACAGGATCAGTCCCATGTTGGCAGAAGATGCAAAAACCCGCTACCTTGAATTTTATAAAAGATTCCCCGGATTGGTAAACAGAATTCCTCTTAATTATTTAGCTTCTTATATAGGAATAACAAAAAATTCACTCAGCCGTATCAGGAATGAATTGAACAAATAA
- a CDS encoding uracil-DNA glycosylase — MDVNIHESWKTYLQPEFEKPYFNTLTEFVKNEYKNYTCYPPGKQIFSAFDHCHFNDVKVVIIGQDPYHGPGQANGLCFSVNDGIPHPPSLVNIFKEIENDLEKPYPQSGNLEKWANQGVLLLNATLTVRAHQAGSHQNKGWETFTDAVIQLISDKKENVVFMLWGGYAKKKGAKINNEKHHVLSSGHPSPLSANRGMWFGNKHFSKCNSFLESIGKEPILW; from the coding sequence ATGGATGTAAATATTCACGAAAGCTGGAAAACGTATTTGCAGCCGGAGTTTGAAAAACCTTATTTCAATACCCTTACTGAATTTGTAAAAAATGAATATAAAAATTACACGTGCTATCCACCCGGAAAGCAGATATTTTCGGCTTTTGACCATTGTCATTTTAACGATGTAAAGGTGGTTATTATCGGGCAGGATCCCTACCACGGACCAGGGCAGGCCAATGGCTTATGTTTTTCGGTTAACGATGGCATACCTCACCCGCCATCGCTGGTTAATATTTTTAAAGAAATTGAAAACGACCTGGAAAAACCTTATCCACAAAGCGGAAATCTGGAAAAATGGGCAAACCAGGGGGTATTACTGCTTAATGCTACTTTAACGGTAAGAGCCCACCAGGCCGGCAGCCACCAAAACAAGGGATGGGAAACTTTTACTGATGCGGTAATTCAGTTAATTTCAGACAAAAAAGAAAATGTAGTTTTTATGCTTTGGGGCGGGTATGCAAAAAAGAAAGGAGCTAAAATTAACAACGAAAAACATCATGTATTATCATCCGGGCATCCGTCTCCGCTTAGTGCGAACAGAGGTATGTGGTTTGGAAATAAACATTTCAGTAAATGCAACTCTTTTTTGGAAAGTATAGGAAAAGAACCGATACTCTGGTAA
- a CDS encoding SDR family NAD(P)-dependent oxidoreductase, which produces MKKTIIITGGSQGLGLQTSKILAADKNVSLIIGSRNLKKTEKIAGQLIKDTGNPKIYGLQLDLADFNSIKEFVHNFLQLNLSPLQVLINNAGIQYVSETKYTEQGYELTFGVNHLGHFFLTQLLTPHINKNGKIFNVASGVHNPELKTGMPNPVYSSARKLAFPGSVDLKENLRKQGQIRYSTSKLCNILFTYKLADKYEQQATHIQVFAFDPGMMPGTGLANDYPVIIRFLWKYIMPVQTLFNNRVNTPEQSGKILADWVLNNKTDKSSLYFYAGGEEPSSKLSYDKDLQENLWDFSMKEVRKWL; this is translated from the coding sequence ATGAAAAAAACAATAATAATAACCGGAGGAAGCCAGGGTTTAGGATTACAGACTTCAAAAATTTTAGCAGCAGATAAGAATGTATCATTGATTATAGGCAGCAGGAATTTGAAGAAAACCGAAAAAATAGCCGGACAACTTATAAAAGATACGGGAAACCCGAAGATCTATGGTTTACAATTAGATTTGGCTGACTTTAATTCTATAAAAGAGTTTGTACACAACTTTCTCCAATTAAACCTTTCTCCACTGCAGGTTCTTATAAACAATGCAGGTATTCAATATGTTAGTGAAACAAAGTATACCGAACAAGGATACGAGCTTACGTTTGGAGTAAATCATTTGGGTCATTTTTTTCTTACCCAACTTCTTACACCACACATAAATAAAAACGGTAAAATATTTAATGTTGCCAGCGGAGTACATAATCCGGAGTTGAAAACAGGGATGCCAAATCCTGTGTATTCCAGTGCCCGGAAATTAGCTTTTCCTGGTAGTGTTGACTTAAAAGAGAATTTACGAAAGCAGGGGCAAATAAGATATAGCACTTCTAAGCTTTGCAATATCTTATTTACTTATAAACTGGCGGATAAATATGAGCAGCAGGCCACCCACATTCAGGTATTTGCTTTTGACCCGGGAATGATGCCGGGTACAGGGCTTGCGAATGATTATCCCGTAATTATACGTTTTTTATGGAAATATATTATGCCGGTTCAAACACTATTCAACAATCGGGTTAATACACCTGAACAATCCGGAAAAATACTTGCAGACTGGGTGTTAAATAATAAAACCGACAAATCTTCTTTGTATTTTTATGCAGGTGGTGAAGAGCCGTCTTCAAAATTGAGCTATGATAAAGACCTGCAGGAAAATCTTTGGGACTTTTCAATGAAGGAAGTTCGTAAATGGTTATAA
- a CDS encoding translation initiation factor — protein sequence MDLQDQLKKLFPDHQPPEESPIDEKEQIWIQDDPIICKYEKRKGKPITILEGYNGADKDFKILAKELKTKLSVGGSFKDDKIIIQGDYRDRIMNILKSKGFKVKRVGG from the coding sequence ATGGATTTACAAGATCAATTAAAAAAACTTTTTCCTGATCATCAGCCTCCCGAGGAAAGTCCTATTGATGAAAAGGAACAAATATGGATACAGGATGATCCGATAATTTGTAAATACGAAAAACGAAAAGGCAAACCAATAACCATTTTGGAAGGTTACAACGGAGCTGATAAAGATTTTAAAATCCTGGCCAAAGAACTTAAAACAAAATTAAGTGTTGGCGGGAGTTTTAAAGATGATAAAATAATTATTCAGGGCGACTATAGAGACCGGATAATGAATATATTAAAAAGTAAAGGTTTTAAAGTAAAAAGAGTTGGTGGATAA
- a CDS encoding nucleoside phosphorylase has product MKIAESELILNTDGSIYHLNLLPEDISDTIIVVGDPNRVASVSNYFDKIEIKKSKREFITHTGILEGKRITVISTGIGIDNIDIVLNELDALVNIDFKEREIKKDLTSLDIIRIGTSGSIQPEIDVDEILVSEFAVGFDGLLHFYNSKQVQYPDIENALVKHTQWFSHKPRPYVVKFNEDLGAKLISNNVHIGFTATNVGFYGPQSRQLRLEVEDKFLNEKLASFNFRGKKITNLEMETAAIYGLANLLGHKAVSMNCILANRPNGTFSKDPKKGVQKLIEYTLRKIIS; this is encoded by the coding sequence TTGAAAATTGCTGAGTCAGAACTGATATTAAATACTGACGGAAGTATTTATCATTTAAATTTATTACCAGAAGATATTTCAGATACAATTATAGTTGTAGGCGACCCAAACAGGGTCGCTTCTGTTTCTAATTATTTTGACAAAATTGAAATTAAAAAATCTAAAAGAGAGTTTATTACTCACACCGGAATATTAGAAGGTAAAAGAATTACTGTGATATCAACCGGAATAGGTATAGATAATATAGATATTGTTTTAAACGAACTGGATGCCCTGGTAAATATTGATTTTAAAGAAAGGGAAATAAAAAAAGACCTCACCTCTCTCGATATAATAAGGATAGGTACTTCAGGATCAATCCAACCGGAAATTGATGTTGATGAAATTCTTGTGAGTGAGTTTGCAGTTGGGTTTGACGGGCTGTTACATTTTTATAATAGCAAACAAGTTCAATATCCCGATATTGAAAATGCCCTGGTAAAGCATACCCAATGGTTTTCCCATAAACCCAGACCTTACGTAGTTAAATTTAATGAAGATCTGGGAGCCAAACTTATATCAAATAATGTGCATATCGGATTTACAGCTACTAATGTTGGTTTTTACGGGCCACAAAGCCGGCAATTAAGACTAGAAGTAGAAGATAAATTTTTAAATGAAAAGTTAGCATCCTTTAATTTCAGAGGAAAAAAAATAACTAATCTTGAAATGGAAACAGCTGCTATTTACGGTCTGGCAAACTTATTAGGGCATAAAGCGGTTTCAATGAATTGTATCCTGGCCAACCGGCCAAATGGTACTTTTTCCAAAGATCCGAAAAAAGGTGTTCAGAAATTAATTGAATATACACTTCGAAAAATTATTTCATAA
- the ppk1 gene encoding polyphosphate kinase 1, giving the protein MDIKQTETPIKHRDLTWLKFNERVLQEAADITNPLYERIKFLAIFSSNLDEYFRVRISNLRQIKKVDKSIRKRLKFRPNKILKKIYTIVDAQQEKFGQIFRNEIIPELKENGIEIISQENLTTEHTLFIEDFYNHQLKNTITTVQVENTEKPFLENNKIYFAVFINEEISCFVSVPTDKISRFIKLPSSSGSYHYIFLDDIIKYKISDLLSIGEKIEAFPIKISRDAELYFEDTLDVETAELIKNSLNQRNTGQPTRLLFDKSMKKSYRRRLRQLLGLGKIDMFKGGKYHNFSDFMDFPDPLNNKNLHFKSMPPLNHPQLNEAENYFDLITEKDRIIHYPYYSFQALLDFVKQAVNDKQVKAIKITFYRIAHDSALSKLLLQAIDTGKKVVIFVEAKARFDEMNNLQWGEKFEEKGATVIYSSPNIKVHSKIMLVQREEDNKLVNYGYISTGNFNSKTAKVYVDHAIFTVNQKITGELAQIFDLLEKKIIMPKSKHLFISPYTTRREFSLLIENEIENAKKGVFAAITAKMNSLEDEHIIKKLYEASQAGVKINLIVRGICNLVPGVKGLSDNIKIISIVDRFLEHGRIYLFENGGDKKMYIGSADWMQRNLDRRIEVLIPIYDTDVFEELNHILELQLKDNVKARIIDADESNHYISADNSQNETRSQYEIYKYLKTKK; this is encoded by the coding sequence ATGGATATAAAACAAACCGAAACACCCATAAAGCACAGGGATTTAACATGGCTTAAATTTAATGAAAGAGTTTTACAGGAAGCTGCAGATATAACAAACCCCTTATATGAACGCATTAAATTTCTGGCTATTTTTTCTTCTAATCTGGACGAATATTTCAGAGTACGTATTTCAAACTTAAGGCAAATTAAAAAAGTTGATAAGTCAATACGGAAAAGGTTAAAATTCCGTCCCAATAAAATACTCAAAAAAATATATACTATAGTTGATGCCCAACAGGAAAAATTCGGACAAATCTTCAGAAATGAAATAATCCCCGAATTAAAAGAGAATGGCATTGAAATAATATCACAGGAAAATCTGACTACCGAACACACTTTGTTCATTGAAGATTTTTATAACCATCAACTTAAAAATACCATAACAACAGTTCAGGTAGAAAATACAGAAAAACCATTTCTAGAAAATAATAAAATATATTTTGCAGTATTTATAAATGAGGAAATATCCTGTTTTGTTTCTGTACCCACCGATAAAATTTCCAGGTTTATAAAACTCCCCTCCTCATCCGGCAGTTATCATTATATTTTTTTAGATGATATTATTAAATATAAGATCTCAGATTTATTATCAATCGGTGAAAAAATTGAAGCATTTCCCATAAAAATTTCAAGAGATGCCGAACTTTATTTTGAAGACACCCTGGATGTTGAAACAGCCGAATTAATAAAAAACTCACTTAACCAGAGAAACACGGGGCAACCTACCCGTTTACTTTTTGATAAAAGTATGAAGAAAAGTTACAGAAGGCGATTAAGACAATTACTAGGGTTAGGAAAAATAGATATGTTTAAAGGAGGAAAATATCATAATTTCAGTGATTTTATGGATTTCCCCGATCCTTTAAATAATAAAAACCTGCATTTTAAATCCATGCCCCCTCTAAATCATCCTCAATTAAACGAGGCTGAAAACTATTTTGACCTCATTACTGAAAAAGATAGAATTATTCATTATCCTTATTATTCTTTTCAGGCATTATTAGATTTTGTAAAGCAGGCGGTGAATGATAAGCAGGTAAAAGCTATTAAAATCACTTTTTACAGAATAGCACACGATTCCGCTTTAAGTAAATTACTATTACAGGCTATAGATACAGGAAAAAAAGTAGTAATTTTTGTAGAAGCAAAAGCCCGCTTTGATGAAATGAACAACCTGCAGTGGGGTGAAAAATTTGAAGAAAAAGGTGCCACTGTAATCTATAGTTCACCTAACATAAAAGTACACAGTAAAATAATGTTAGTACAACGTGAAGAGGATAATAAACTGGTAAATTACGGATATATAAGCACAGGGAATTTTAACAGTAAGACTGCAAAAGTATACGTAGATCATGCTATATTCACCGTCAATCAGAAAATAACAGGAGAACTGGCCCAGATTTTCGACTTACTGGAGAAAAAAATTATAATGCCAAAATCCAAACATTTATTCATCTCACCTTATACTACCCGCCGGGAATTTTCCTTACTCATTGAAAATGAAATTGAAAATGCCAAAAAAGGAGTTTTTGCAGCAATTACTGCCAAAATGAACAGCCTGGAAGACGAACACATTATAAAAAAACTTTATGAGGCATCACAGGCCGGTGTTAAAATAAATTTAATTGTTCGGGGAATATGTAATTTAGTGCCGGGAGTAAAAGGACTTAGTGACAACATCAAAATTATAAGCATTGTTGACAGGTTTTTAGAACACGGAAGAATTTATCTGTTTGAAAACGGTGGAGACAAAAAAATGTATATAGGATCGGCAGACTGGATGCAAAGAAATCTTGACAGAAGAATAGAAGTTTTGATTCCCATTTACGATACTGATGTATTTGAAGAATTAAATCATATCTTAGAACTTCAGTTAAAAGATAATGTAAAAGCCAGAATTATTGATGCCGATGAATCAAATCACTACATCTCGGCAGACAACTCTCAAAATGAAACCAGGTCACAATACGAAATATATAAATATTTAAAAACAAAAAAATAG
- a CDS encoding endonuclease MutS2: MNKIHPKTLQDLEFSTVCNHISELCSTDSGKEKAHKISPYTQKEHLLSALNLTNEYLSSFQNENSIPNHYFESIDNEIKLLKIENAQIEINGFRKIASISNTVNTLIPFFRKFREYYPTIHDTSEKIEYNKEIVKAIEKVIDRFGEIKDDATDELYTIRKQIGVVKAKINQSFSSALSTYSSADYLDDIRETVVDNRRVLAVKAMYRRKVKGSIMGSSKTGSIVYIEPEATLQYSRELNNLEYDEKEEIKRILKALTDFLRPYIPLLEDYQDFLTLIDIVSAKAKYAHRMNAILPKISENKTLNLIDAYHPLLYLTNKSKGNKTYPQTIQLTPENRIIVISGPNAGGKSITLKTVGLLQLMLQSGLLIPVHERSEVCIFDRILTDIGDNQSIENHLSTYSYRLKNMNYFLKKCNSKTLFLIDEFGTGSDPELGGALAETFLEEFYHREAFGIITTHYANLKMLANELPHATNANMLFDNKTLEPVFRLILGEAGSSFTFEVAQKNGIPYGLINRAKKKIERGKVRFDATIAKLQKERSKMEKTSSALKDEEIKAKEEAKRLEELNTKIKSKLENYQELYDHNQRMIYLGNKINDISEKYFNDKKRRPLIAEFLKIVETENSKRKKKTTAEKKAEKVKKQQVEQEVIKEVKVIREKKKKEKQKAIKKDQNKPKPVLKVGDRVRLQDGKAVGSIDTIEKNKAVVNYGLFTTNVSIDQLELVEAKK, encoded by the coding sequence ATGAACAAAATACATCCCAAAACATTACAAGATTTAGAATTTTCCACGGTGTGCAATCATATTTCCGAACTTTGCAGTACCGATTCAGGCAAAGAAAAAGCACATAAAATATCTCCTTATACACAAAAGGAACATCTGCTTTCTGCCCTCAATCTTACTAATGAATATTTATCTTCCTTCCAAAATGAAAACAGTATTCCCAATCATTACTTTGAAAGTATAGATAATGAAATAAAATTACTCAAAATTGAAAATGCTCAAATAGAAATAAACGGTTTCCGGAAAATAGCGTCTATTTCCAACACCGTAAATACCCTCATACCTTTTTTTAGAAAATTCAGGGAGTATTACCCCACAATTCATGATACCTCTGAAAAAATAGAATACAATAAAGAAATAGTAAAAGCCATTGAAAAGGTAATTGACAGGTTTGGGGAAATTAAAGATGATGCAACCGATGAATTATACACTATACGAAAACAGATAGGTGTTGTTAAAGCTAAGATTAACCAAAGCTTCAGCAGTGCCCTCAGTACATATTCATCTGCCGATTATCTGGATGATATTAGGGAAACCGTTGTAGATAACAGGCGGGTACTGGCAGTAAAAGCTATGTACAGGCGGAAAGTTAAAGGGAGTATTATGGGCAGCTCAAAAACCGGGAGTATTGTTTATATTGAACCTGAAGCTACCTTACAATATTCCCGTGAGTTAAATAACCTTGAATACGATGAAAAAGAAGAAATAAAACGTATTTTAAAAGCATTAACCGATTTTTTAAGGCCTTATATTCCGTTGTTGGAAGATTATCAGGATTTTCTAACCCTTATAGATATTGTTTCGGCCAAAGCGAAATATGCACACCGGATGAATGCCATTTTACCTAAGATATCTGAAAATAAGACCTTAAACCTCATAGATGCATACCACCCCCTGCTCTACCTTACCAATAAAAGCAAAGGAAATAAAACATACCCGCAAACCATACAATTAACTCCTGAAAACAGAATTATAGTTATTTCCGGGCCCAATGCAGGAGGAAAAAGTATAACCCTTAAAACCGTCGGATTACTACAACTCATGTTGCAAAGCGGGTTACTAATTCCTGTACATGAAAGAAGTGAAGTATGCATATTTGACAGGATCTTAACCGATATTGGCGATAACCAGTCCATAGAAAATCACTTAAGCACCTATAGCTACAGGCTTAAAAACATGAATTATTTTCTTAAAAAATGTAATTCCAAAACATTATTCTTAATAGATGAATTCGGTACCGGTAGTGATCCTGAGCTGGGAGGTGCACTGGCAGAAACTTTTTTGGAAGAATTTTACCACCGTGAAGCTTTTGGAATTATTACCACTCATTATGCCAATCTTAAAATGCTGGCCAATGAGTTACCACATGCCACCAATGCAAATATGCTTTTTGATAACAAAACCCTCGAACCGGTTTTCAGGTTAATATTAGGAGAAGCAGGAAGCTCATTTACTTTTGAAGTAGCACAAAAGAACGGAATTCCTTACGGATTAATAAACAGGGCGAAGAAAAAAATAGAACGGGGCAAAGTACGTTTTGATGCCACCATTGCCAAACTCCAAAAAGAGCGAAGCAAAATGGAAAAAACTTCATCAGCTTTAAAAGATGAAGAAATAAAAGCCAAAGAAGAAGCAAAACGCCTTGAAGAGCTTAACACTAAAATAAAATCCAAACTGGAAAATTACCAGGAGTTATATGATCATAACCAACGCATGATTTATCTGGGTAATAAAATTAATGATATATCCGAAAAATACTTTAATGATAAAAAAAGGCGTCCGCTTATAGCCGAGTTTTTAAAAATCGTTGAAACCGAAAATTCCAAACGCAAGAAAAAAACAACAGCCGAAAAGAAAGCTGAAAAAGTAAAAAAACAGCAGGTAGAACAGGAAGTAATTAAAGAAGTAAAAGTAATCCGGGAAAAGAAAAAGAAAGAAAAACAAAAAGCTATAAAAAAGGACCAGAACAAGCCCAAACCTGTTCTTAAAGTGGGCGACAGGGTACGGTTACAGGATGGTAAAGCGGTAGGCAGCATCGATACAATTGAAAAAAACAAAGCAGTAGTAAACTATGGTTTATTTACTACCAACGTAAGTATAGATCAATTAGAACTGGTGGAAGCCAAAAAGTAA
- a CDS encoding oxidoreductase produces MNRVILITGASSGMGKTTAELLLKKGYTVYGAARRTEKMNGLIQAGAKILSMDVTDENSVLFGIEEIIKNEGRIDILINNAGFGLYGAIEDVAMKDAKYQMDVNVFGLARLTQLVLPYMRKQASGKIVNISSIGGKLANPLGGWYHASKFALEALSDSLRMEVKQFGIDVIIIEPGGIKSEWSDIAMKHAKDVSQNGAYGEMVKKMIETGEKFKDKNAEPDVIANLIVKAITTKRPKARYTGGFMAKQLLFIRKILSDRQWDKMILDQFR; encoded by the coding sequence ATGAACAGAGTTATATTAATAACAGGAGCTTCTTCAGGAATGGGAAAAACAACGGCAGAATTGTTATTGAAAAAGGGATATACCGTTTATGGAGCAGCCCGAAGAACTGAGAAAATGAATGGTCTCATACAGGCAGGTGCAAAAATCCTTTCTATGGATGTTACAGATGAGAACTCTGTGCTATTTGGTATTGAAGAAATTATTAAAAACGAAGGACGGATTGATATTTTAATTAACAATGCAGGTTTTGGGTTGTATGGTGCTATTGAAGATGTTGCTATGAAAGATGCTAAATATCAGATGGATGTTAATGTTTTTGGTTTGGCACGTCTAACTCAACTGGTTTTACCTTATATGCGTAAACAAGCCTCAGGAAAAATTGTGAATATCAGTTCTATTGGAGGGAAGCTGGCGAATCCTTTAGGTGGTTGGTATCATGCCAGTAAGTTTGCTTTGGAAGCGTTAAGTGATAGTTTGCGAATGGAAGTAAAACAATTTGGTATAGATGTAATAATCATAGAACCGGGTGGAATAAAATCGGAATGGAGTGATATAGCAATGAAACATGCTAAAGATGTTTCCCAAAATGGTGCGTATGGTGAAATGGTAAAAAAGATGATTGAAACAGGTGAAAAATTCAAAGATAAAAATGCCGAACCGGATGTTATCGCTAACCTGATTGTTAAAGCAATAACTACCAAAAGACCTAAGGCAAGGTATACTGGTGGGTTTATGGCAAAACAACTATTATTTATAAGGAAAATACTTTCTGATAGGCAATGGGATAAGATGATCTTAGATCAGTTCAGATAA